In Chryseobacterium scophthalmum, the genomic stretch TTTGGTTCTAACGATGAATAGAGGGATCACGGTGTACAAAGGCGAAAGAGGTTTTATGAAAGAATCTTTTGAGCAAAGTGCCGATGCAGATATTATTTTCACCATTGTCACCAGATTGGAAGTTAGAAAACTGCAGAATATCGTTCGTTCAATCGATCCGAAAGCATTTATTTTTACACAGACCGTAAGAGAACCTCAAGGCGGAATTGTAAAAGAAATTATAAAGCATTAAAATTTTAAACCTTTAAACCTTGAGAATATTTTCAAGGTTTTTTTATTTAATAAATTTGTTTAAACTTTAATAGTTGGTGATCGCAAAGGCGCAATTAATATACAAACTGTTTTAAGGCGCAAGGATTTATCTGCGATAAAATTTTAATTGTTTTATTTTTAGATTCTTTATGAACTTGTTTAGTCACACTGAGCGAAGTCGAAGTGTTTTGCGCCTTAAAAACTAAAAAAGATAAAAAACTTGCGCCTTTGCGTTTTTCCAACAAGTAGCGTTTTATAAAAGTTAAATAGACTTAATTTTAAACTTAAATTTTAATGAAATGGTAAAGAGAATCGTAGCCAATATAAAAACTGAAGATTTATCTCAAGCTGATGTATTTTATCATGATATTTTGGGTCTCGAAATATTGATGAATCATGGCTGGATCAAAACTTTTGGCAATGAAGAAGAAGCAAAAGTTCAGATCAGTTTTGCAACTCAAGGTGGAAATGACACCGAAGTTCCCGATTTTTCTATTGAAGTTGATAATGTCGACGAAATATATAATAAAATGAAAAATTCAGGATTTGAAATTACTTACAAATTGACCGATGAAGATTGGGGTGTTCGAAGATTCTTTGTAATAGATCCGTTCGAAAAACTTGTTAATATTCTTTCACATTAATAAGTTTAATATCATTCGATTGATTTTAGTAAATTAAAAATCTTTTCGTTAAAACATAAAAATGTTAAAGCCTTATGTATTTCAATTGTAAGGCTTTAATTTTGCCTATCAACTATCAACTATCAACTATCAACTATCAACTATCAACCATCAACTATAACAAATGAAACGTTCCGGAACCGCAACTTTACCACTTCACTACGGAAAAGTACCGCCTTGGCTTTATGAAAGAATGGCAATACTTGGGCTTTCTATTGTTGAAGTAATGCTCGCAGATTACGGAAAAAATGAAGTCCTTCGAAGATTGGCAGATCCTTTTTGGTTTCAAAGTTTTGGTGCAGTTATGGGAATGGATTGGCATTCTTCAGGAATCACAACTTCGGTAATGGGAGCTTTAAAACGCAGCATCAATCCAAATTCCAAAGAACTCGGGATTTATATTTGTGGCGGAAAAGGGAGGTTTTCTAAAGAAACACCAAATGAACTTCTCGTTATTGCCGATAAAACCGGATTAAATGGAAACGAATTAGTTCGGGCAAGCAAACTTTCTGCAAAAGTTGATAATACTGCAATTCAGGATGGTTATCAATTATATCTTCATAATTTTATTTTGTCAGATGAAGGAAATTGGGCAGTTGTACAACAGGGAATGAACGATGCAGATGGAACCGCAAGACGTTATCATTGGCATTCTGAAAATATGAAATCTTTTGTAGATGAACCTCACAAAGGAATTCAGGGAATTAACCGTGGAAATATTTTGAATCTTACAGCAAATGAAGCTCAGGAAAACCGCAAAGGAATTTTAGAGAT encodes the following:
- a CDS encoding VOC family protein, which gives rise to MVKRIVANIKTEDLSQADVFYHDILGLEILMNHGWIKTFGNEEEAKVQISFATQGGNDTEVPDFSIEVDNVDEIYNKMKNSGFEITYKLTDEDWGVRRFFVIDPFEKLVNILSH
- a CDS encoding DUF763 domain-containing protein, whose product is MKRSGTATLPLHYGKVPPWLYERMAILGLSIVEVMLADYGKNEVLRRLADPFWFQSFGAVMGMDWHSSGITTSVMGALKRSINPNSKELGIYICGGKGRFSKETPNELLVIADKTGLNGNELVRASKLSAKVDNTAIQDGYQLYLHNFILSDEGNWAVVQQGMNDADGTARRYHWHSENMKSFVDEPHKGIQGINRGNILNLTANEAQENRKGILEISHTNSEKIMQDFANLILPAHHDVRASDVDLKKLGTLLYMTRENQPENFEELLLMKGVGPRTLQSLALVSEVIHGAASRFRDPARFSFAHGGKDGHPFPVPINVYDETISILQKGIEKSKLGNSDKLQSINKLHTIIAEAEKNFTPDFDINEVIEEERQNSWRFGGKTVFGDAEKPSKPKPIQLSLF